From one Candidatus Zixiibacteriota bacterium genomic stretch:
- a CDS encoding N-acetyltransferase has translation MANGIDVIEVETPQQLKSFIMLPFRLYKEEPNWVPPLISERKQFFDKSKNPFYRGAKTKLFLALKECEVVGRIATCVNFYHNEFHMEKVGFFGFFESIDDFEVASKLFKVAMITLKSEGMEKMRGPTNFSTNHEIGFLIEGFDKPPTVMNPYNKPYLPKLAEKFGLKKIMDLNAYLITRETPISDRQVALVNRIKERNKIQIRSVNLSKFDEEVRLINKIYNQAWERNWGFVPMPEDEFFYMAKELKQLVEEDLVMIAYVNGEPAAFSMAVPDINQVLIGLNGRLFPFGILKVIWNTKIRRKITGVRMLTMGVIPKFQKRGIDNIFYVDTYLKGVERGYHWAELSWILETNELMCRAAENMGAKLYKKYRLVEMPI, from the coding sequence ATGGCTAACGGGATTGACGTCATTGAGGTCGAAACCCCTCAACAACTAAAATCTTTCATCATGCTCCCTTTCCGGCTCTACAAAGAGGAGCCGAACTGGGTGCCGCCGCTGATTTCCGAGCGGAAGCAGTTTTTCGACAAGAGCAAAAATCCCTTTTACCGGGGCGCCAAGACCAAGCTCTTTCTTGCCCTGAAAGAGTGCGAAGTGGTCGGCCGCATCGCTACCTGCGTCAATTTCTATCATAATGAATTTCATATGGAGAAAGTCGGCTTCTTTGGATTTTTCGAATCGATTGATGATTTCGAGGTCGCTTCCAAATTGTTCAAAGTGGCCATGATTACCCTCAAGTCGGAAGGGATGGAGAAAATGCGCGGTCCCACCAATTTCTCCACCAATCATGAAATCGGATTTCTGATTGAAGGTTTCGATAAACCGCCAACGGTGATGAACCCGTACAATAAACCGTATCTCCCCAAGCTGGCGGAAAAATTCGGCTTGAAGAAAATCATGGACCTCAACGCCTATCTGATAACCAGGGAGACTCCGATTTCCGACCGTCAGGTTGCCCTGGTCAACAGAATCAAAGAGCGGAATAAAATCCAGATTCGGTCCGTCAATCTCTCCAAATTCGACGAGGAAGTCCGCCTGATTAATAAAATCTACAATCAGGCGTGGGAACGAAACTGGGGTTTTGTCCCGATGCCGGAGGATGAATTCTTCTACATGGCTAAGGAATTGAAGCAACTGGTGGAAGAAGACCTGGTGATGATTGCCTATGTCAATGGCGAACCGGCGGCATTCTCCATGGCGGTTCCCGACATCAATCAGGTGCTTATCGGCCTCAACGGACGGCTCTTTCCCTTCGGAATACTCAAGGTAATCTGGAATACTAAAATCCGCCGAAAAATCACCGGTGTGCGAATGCTGACGATGGGGGTTATCCCGAAATTCCAGAAGCGCGGCATCGACAATATCTTCTATGTCGATACCTATCTCAAAGGAGTCGAAAGAGGGTACCACTGGGCGGAACTCTCCTGGATTCTGGAGACAAATGAACTGATGTGCCGCGCCGCCGAAAATATGGGGGCAAAACTGTACAAGAAATACCGTTTGGTCGAAATGCCGATTTAG